Proteins encoded within one genomic window of Phycisphaerae bacterium:
- a CDS encoding ABC transporter substrate-binding protein: MGLSMGIAHSASAADAPPIKVGAVFSVTGPASFLGAPEAKTAEMFVQKINDAGGINGRKIQLIIKDTGGKPESAISMTKQLIEEEKVLAIIGPSTSGETMAIKNICQEGETILLSCAAAETIVSPVASYVFKTPQKDSDAARWIYKTMKEKGLTKVGVITSNDGFGMAGKAQLEKLAGDFGITVVISEAYDKQETDLTGVLTKLKGRQVQAVINWSIVPAQGLVAKTMKQIGLDVPLFQSHGFGNIKYAQASGEAANGTLFPAGRLLVADTLPDKHAQKKVLMTYKKDYEGKFKEDASTFGGHAYDAMLLLTEAVKKAGSADRKKVRDALETLKDVVGTAGVFKMSAEDHNGLGMDAFELLTVKDGKFATYRK; this comes from the coding sequence ATGGGACTCAGCATGGGCATCGCGCATTCTGCCTCCGCGGCCGACGCCCCGCCCATTAAAGTGGGAGCGGTCTTCTCCGTCACCGGCCCCGCATCATTCCTGGGGGCACCAGAGGCCAAGACAGCCGAAATGTTCGTACAGAAAATCAACGACGCGGGAGGCATCAATGGCCGGAAAATCCAACTCATCATCAAGGACACCGGCGGCAAGCCCGAAAGCGCCATCTCGATGACCAAGCAGCTCATCGAGGAAGAGAAGGTCCTGGCCATCATCGGGCCGTCGACCAGCGGCGAAACCATGGCCATCAAGAACATCTGCCAGGAAGGCGAGACGATTCTCCTGTCCTGCGCCGCCGCCGAGACAATCGTCAGCCCCGTCGCCAGTTACGTCTTCAAAACCCCCCAGAAGGACAGCGACGCCGCCAGGTGGATCTACAAGACCATGAAGGAAAAAGGGCTCACCAAGGTGGGCGTGATCACCAGCAACGATGGTTTCGGGATGGCCGGCAAGGCCCAGCTCGAGAAACTCGCGGGCGACTTCGGCATCACCGTGGTCATTTCGGAAGCCTATGACAAGCAGGAAACGGACCTCACCGGCGTCCTGACCAAGCTCAAAGGCCGCCAAGTCCAGGCCGTGATCAACTGGTCCATCGTTCCTGCACAAGGGCTGGTGGCCAAGACCATGAAGCAAATCGGTCTGGACGTACCCCTGTTCCAGAGTCACGGCTTCGGCAACATCAAGTACGCCCAGGCCAGCGGAGAGGCCGCCAACGGGACTCTCTTCCCCGCGGGCCGGTTGCTGGTCGCCGACACGCTTCCCGACAAGCATGCCCAGAAGAAAGTCCTCATGACCTACAAGAAGGACTACGAGGGCAAGTTCAAGGAAGATGCGAGCACCTTCGGCGGCCACGCGTATGACGCCATGCTGTTGCTCACTGAGGCGGTCAAGAAGGCCGGCAGTGCCGATCGCAAGAAGGTCCGCGACGCACTTGAGACGCTCAAGGACGTGGTCGGCACGGCCGGCGTGTTCAAGATGTCGGCCGAGGACCACAACGGCCTCGGGATGGACGCCTTCGAGCTGCTGACCGTCAAGGACGGCAAGTTCGCCACCTACAGGAAGTAG
- a CDS encoding ABC transporter substrate-binding protein — protein sequence MNRRLVALLGLVACFAVCLTGCKEPGSPSSSASAPAGARSTEGDPIKVGAIFAISGPASFLGIPEERTATMLVDKMNAAGGVNGHKIQLIVKDSGSKPENALSLAKQLIDEEKVLAIIGPSTSGETLAIKNLCQEAKTILISCAAAETIAKPVASYVFKVAPQDSDAARLIYKTMKAKGISKVGVIASNDGFGMAGKAQLEKLAGDFDITVVISEAYDKQETDLTNVLTKLKGQQVQAVVNWSIVPAQSLVAKNMKQIGFDVPLYQSHGFGNIKYAQAGGEAVNGTLLPCGRILVADVLPADHPQKALLMAYKTDYEGKFKEDASTFGGHPYDALLILTEAIKKAGSTDGEKVRDAIENLKGIVGTAGIFNFSAEDHSGLTIDAFEMLTVRDGKFALATD from the coding sequence ATGAACAGACGACTTGTGGCACTACTGGGTTTGGTTGCATGCTTCGCGGTCTGCCTGACGGGCTGCAAGGAGCCGGGCAGTCCATCGTCGAGCGCCTCCGCGCCTGCGGGAGCCAGGTCGACCGAGGGCGATCCCATCAAGGTCGGAGCCATCTTCGCGATCAGCGGCCCGGCGTCCTTCCTGGGGATTCCCGAGGAACGAACGGCAACCATGCTGGTTGACAAGATGAACGCCGCGGGCGGCGTCAACGGCCACAAGATCCAGCTTATCGTCAAGGACTCCGGAAGCAAACCGGAAAATGCCCTGTCACTCGCCAAGCAACTGATCGATGAAGAGAAGGTCCTGGCCATCATCGGGCCGTCGACCAGCGGCGAAACGCTGGCCATCAAGAACCTGTGCCAGGAAGCCAAGACAATCCTGATTTCCTGTGCCGCGGCCGAGACCATCGCCAAACCGGTCGCCAGCTACGTCTTCAAGGTCGCACCTCAGGACAGCGACGCCGCGCGACTCATCTACAAGACGATGAAGGCCAAGGGAATCTCGAAAGTCGGCGTGATTGCCAGCAATGACGGTTTTGGCATGGCCGGCAAGGCCCAGCTGGAGAAGCTGGCCGGTGACTTCGACATCACCGTGGTGATCTCGGAAGCCTACGACAAACAGGAAACGGATCTCACCAACGTCCTGACCAAGCTGAAGGGCCAGCAGGTCCAGGCCGTGGTCAACTGGTCAATCGTTCCCGCCCAGAGTCTCGTCGCCAAGAATATGAAACAGATTGGCTTCGACGTTCCGCTCTACCAGAGCCACGGCTTCGGTAACATCAAGTACGCTCAGGCCGGCGGCGAGGCCGTCAACGGTACGCTCCTGCCGTGCGGCCGGATCCTCGTGGCCGACGTCCTCCCGGCCGACCACCCCCAAAAGGCCCTCCTGATGGCCTACAAAACCGACTACGAAGGCAAGTTCAAGGAGGACGCAAGCACGTTCGGCGGCCATCCCTACGATGCCCTGCTCATCCTGACCGAGGCCATCAAGAAGGCCGGAAGCACGGATGGCGAGAAGGTCCGGGACGCCATCGAGAACCTCAAGGGCATCGTCGGAACGGCCGGAATCTTCAACTTCTCGGCCGAGGATCACAGCGGCCTGACCATCGATGCGTTCGAGATGCTGACCGTCAGGGACGGCAAGTTCGCCCTGGCAACAGATTAA
- a CDS encoding ACT domain-containing protein, which translates to MYTKQLCVFIENRRGRLAEVTRLLAEHKINIRAMSLADMPDLGVLRLIVDDRLRCLQALRDHGFAVQEADVIAVEIQDEPGGLHRIIEVFDRDNVNIEYMYTFFRKNVDTAIVVLKIDNAAQAAETMRKNAIPILPEDAIQNL; encoded by the coding sequence ATGTACACCAAGCAGTTGTGCGTGTTTATCGAGAACCGGAGGGGCAGGTTGGCCGAGGTAACTCGCCTGCTGGCCGAACACAAGATCAACATCCGAGCCATGTCCCTGGCCGACATGCCCGACCTCGGGGTGCTGCGGCTCATCGTCGACGATCGCCTCCGTTGCCTCCAGGCACTCCGGGACCACGGTTTCGCCGTGCAGGAAGCCGACGTGATTGCGGTGGAAATCCAGGACGAACCCGGCGGCCTGCATCGTATCATCGAGGTCTTCGATCGTGACAACGTCAATATCGAGTACATGTACACGTTCTTCCGGAAGAACGTGGATACGGCCATCGTGGTCCTGAAGATCGACAATGCGGCCCAGGCCGCGGAAACCATGAGGAAGAACGCGATCCCTATTCTCCCGGAGGACGCTATTCAGAACCTGTGA
- the ilvD gene encoding dihydroxy-acid dehydratase, with protein MRSDLVKRGIERAPHRSLLKATGNFTDADIDKPFIAIVNSFVEIIPGHAHLDKVGYFVKEAVREAGGVPFIFNTIGIDDGIAMGHLGMKFSLPSRELIADSVESMIEAHRFDAMVCIPNCDKIVPGMMMAAARCNIPAIFVSGGPMEAGRTSEGKKVDLISAFYAVSQHTAGLMSEDQVRDIENNACPTCGSCSGMFTANSMNCLAEALGMALPGNGTTLATSEDRKTLYREAARRIVEMARAGGPLPREIMTRQAFENAMILDMAMGGSTNTVLHVLAVAQEAGVAFTLKDIDSVSRQTPNLCKLAPSSGDNGRLYHIEDCHAAGGIMTILGELVRGKSGLVNEKCTTVTGKTIGENIRAHDIRFRGQTVRLDGISTATRSELSKFTDHAGKGGAGVLTTLAAKQFEPTDCIRTVPAAYSQEGGLSVLYGNIALEGAVVKTAGVDKEMLVHSGPAVIFESQEEACAGILAGKVKPGDVVVIRYEGPKGGPGMQEMLAPTSYIKGNPELAKSVALITDGRFSGGTAGACIGHVSPEAARGGAIALLRNGDIIEIDIPGRKLNARLSQTDLAKRRKDWKAPEPRYKSGYLAKYTAMATSASTGAVLKWDRT; from the coding sequence ATGCGCAGTGATCTGGTCAAGCGGGGAATCGAGCGGGCGCCGCACCGAAGCCTGCTGAAGGCCACAGGCAATTTCACCGATGCGGACATCGACAAGCCGTTCATCGCGATCGTCAACTCGTTTGTTGAGATCATTCCCGGCCACGCCCACCTGGACAAGGTCGGCTACTTCGTCAAGGAAGCCGTCCGCGAGGCAGGCGGCGTACCGTTCATCTTCAACACCATCGGAATCGACGACGGCATCGCGATGGGACACCTGGGAATGAAGTTCTCGCTGCCCAGCCGGGAACTCATCGCCGACAGCGTGGAATCAATGATCGAGGCTCATCGGTTCGATGCGATGGTCTGCATCCCCAACTGCGACAAGATCGTACCCGGCATGATGATGGCCGCCGCGCGGTGCAATATCCCGGCCATCTTCGTCAGTGGCGGCCCGATGGAAGCGGGACGCACGTCCGAGGGCAAGAAGGTGGATCTCATTAGCGCCTTCTACGCGGTCAGCCAGCACACCGCGGGGCTGATGAGCGAGGACCAGGTCCGCGACATTGAAAACAACGCCTGCCCGACCTGCGGCAGCTGCTCTGGGATGTTCACCGCCAACAGTATGAACTGCCTCGCGGAGGCGCTGGGCATGGCCCTGCCCGGCAACGGCACGACTCTGGCAACCAGTGAAGACCGCAAGACACTCTACCGGGAGGCGGCCAGGCGGATCGTCGAGATGGCCAGGGCCGGCGGACCCCTGCCCAGGGAGATCATGACCCGCCAGGCGTTCGAGAACGCGATGATCCTGGACATGGCCATGGGCGGCTCGACAAACACCGTCCTCCATGTCCTGGCCGTAGCCCAGGAGGCGGGCGTCGCGTTCACCCTGAAAGACATCGACAGCGTCTCCCGGCAGACGCCGAACCTGTGCAAGCTGGCCCCTTCGTCGGGTGATAACGGGCGCTTGTACCACATCGAGGACTGCCACGCTGCCGGCGGCATCATGACCATTCTTGGCGAACTGGTGCGGGGCAAGAGCGGCCTGGTCAACGAGAAGTGCACGACCGTCACGGGAAAAACCATCGGGGAGAACATCCGAGCCCACGATATCCGCTTCAGGGGTCAGACGGTGCGCCTGGACGGCATCAGTACCGCCACCCGAAGCGAACTGAGCAAGTTTACCGATCATGCCGGCAAGGGCGGGGCGGGGGTGCTGACCACGCTCGCAGCCAAACAGTTCGAACCCACCGATTGCATTCGAACCGTGCCAGCGGCCTATTCGCAGGAAGGCGGCCTGAGCGTCCTGTACGGGAACATTGCCCTGGAGGGGGCGGTGGTCAAGACCGCCGGGGTAGACAAGGAGATGCTCGTGCACAGCGGTCCGGCGGTCATCTTCGAAAGCCAGGAAGAGGCTTGCGCGGGCATCCTGGCCGGCAAGGTGAAACCGGGCGACGTGGTGGTGATCCGTTACGAAGGCCCCAAGGGTGGGCCGGGAATGCAGGAGATGCTCGCCCCGACCAGCTACATCAAGGGCAACCCGGAGCTGGCGAAATCGGTGGCCCTCATCACCGACGGGCGCTTCAGCGGAGGTACGGCCGGTGCGTGCATCGGCCACGTCAGTCCGGAGGCGGCTCGAGGCGGGGCGATCGCCCTGCTGCGGAACGGCGACATCATCGAAATTGACATTCCCGGCCGAAAGCTCAACGCCAGGCTCTCCCAGACCGACCTCGCCAAGCGAAGGAAAGACTGGAAGGCCCCCGAGCCACGATACAAGAGCGGTTACCTCGCGAAGTACACCGCCATGGCGACCAGCGCCAGCACCGGCGCAGTTCTGAAATGGGATCGAACCTGA